The following coding sequences lie in one Myxococcus xanthus genomic window:
- the glmU gene encoding bifunctional UDP-N-acetylglucosamine diphosphorylase/glucosamine-1-phosphate N-acetyltransferase GlmU, with protein sequence MLRRMSVLAAVVLCAGKGTRMKSEKAKVLHPILGRPICAYPLKRALELGATSVVPVVGHQAEAVEKAVRGLFPDAPLRFALQREQRGTADAVRSAEEALKGYSGRVLILYGDVPLLRRETLEALLAAHDQAGGKLAMVSTTLEDPTGYGRVIREGGKVTRIVEHKDCTPEQRAVRECNAGIYSVDADFLWKALAEIKPQNAQGEYYLTDLVEMAAKRGPVGSVEADATETAGVNDRVELAARARVLQQRINEAHMRAGVSLQDPATAYIEEGVTVGPDTEIGPSVTLAAGTVVGKGCTIGQGSVLHASTVADGTIIKPYSVLEEARVGERNVIGPFSRLRPGTELAEDVHLGNFVETKKARIGKGSKANHLTYLGDAVIGSGCNVGAGTITCNYDGVNKHLTELGDGVFIGSDTQLVAPVKVGDGSYVGAGTTVTKNVPPGSLAVSRTPQVTKEGWVATKKARQAKARAG encoded by the coding sequence ATTCTCCGCCGCATGAGCGTTCTGGCGGCGGTGGTGCTGTGCGCGGGCAAGGGCACGCGGATGAAGTCGGAGAAGGCGAAGGTCCTTCACCCCATCCTCGGTCGGCCCATTTGCGCCTATCCCCTCAAGCGGGCCCTTGAACTGGGCGCCACGTCGGTGGTCCCCGTGGTGGGCCACCAGGCGGAAGCGGTGGAGAAGGCCGTCCGAGGCCTCTTCCCGGATGCCCCCCTGCGCTTCGCGCTCCAGCGCGAGCAGCGCGGGACGGCGGACGCGGTGCGCTCCGCCGAGGAGGCCCTGAAGGGGTACTCCGGACGGGTCCTCATTCTTTACGGCGATGTGCCGCTGCTGCGCCGCGAGACGCTGGAGGCGCTGTTGGCCGCCCATGACCAGGCGGGCGGCAAGCTGGCCATGGTGTCCACCACCCTGGAGGACCCCACGGGCTACGGCCGGGTCATCCGCGAGGGTGGCAAGGTGACGCGCATCGTGGAGCACAAGGACTGCACCCCGGAGCAGCGCGCGGTGCGCGAGTGCAACGCCGGCATCTACTCCGTGGACGCGGACTTCCTCTGGAAGGCGCTGGCTGAAATCAAGCCCCAGAACGCCCAGGGCGAGTACTACCTCACCGACCTGGTGGAGATGGCCGCGAAGCGGGGCCCGGTGGGCTCGGTGGAGGCGGACGCCACGGAGACGGCTGGCGTGAATGACCGGGTGGAGCTGGCCGCCCGCGCGCGCGTGCTGCAGCAGCGCATCAACGAGGCGCACATGCGCGCCGGCGTCTCGCTACAGGACCCCGCCACCGCCTACATCGAGGAAGGCGTCACCGTGGGGCCCGACACCGAAATCGGTCCCTCCGTCACGCTGGCCGCCGGCACCGTGGTGGGCAAGGGCTGCACTATTGGTCAGGGCAGCGTGCTGCATGCCTCCACCGTGGCGGACGGCACCATCATCAAGCCTTACTCCGTGCTGGAAGAGGCCCGGGTGGGGGAGCGCAACGTCATTGGCCCCTTCTCGCGGCTGCGCCCCGGGACGGAGCTGGCCGAGGACGTGCATCTGGGCAACTTCGTGGAGACGAAGAAGGCCCGCATCGGAAAAGGTTCGAAGGCCAACCACCTCACGTACCTGGGGGACGCTGTCATTGGTTCCGGGTGCAACGTGGGGGCGGGCACCATCACCTGTAACTATGACGGGGTGAACAAGCACCTCACTGAGCTGGGTGATGGGGTGTTCATCGGCTCCGACACGCAGCTCGTCGCGCCCGTGAAGGTCGGCGACGGCTCGTATGTCGGCGCGGGCACCACGGTGACGAAAAATGTGCCTCCTGGGAGCCTCGCTGTGTCCCGGACGCCACAGGTGACCAAGGAGGGCTGGGTGGCCACCAAGAAGGCGCGGCAGGCGAAAGCGCGGGCGGGATAG
- the ggt gene encoding gamma-glutamyltransferase, whose protein sequence is MDCSDSARRAEPVKDTSFRGAVLRRGLLAAVMMVACVAQAARPYRGGAVATAYPQASAAALEMLEKGGNATDAAVAAAFVAAVVGPYHSGIGGGGFALVHDAKSGDTKVLDFREVAPKAATRDMYVKDGKVVPGLSTDGALSVAVPGAVAGYLELLKAHGKLKPAVVLAPAIAAARKGMWVTPRYRTMAEGRLACLSRDAEASRVFLVKNAQGQWEAPPVGHVIRQPDLARTLSSIAKGGAKAFYAGPVAKAIATSVQAGGGILTQEDLAAYKTRSATPLEGTYRGHRILTMPPPSAGGVAVIQVLTAMEQLRPQGVTFRDAEALHLYAEAVRRAYVDRAKYLGDPAFVDVPLARLVSPGHVADLAGSIDPKKATPSASLLAPKEGVRGSTLTDEPATLTPEPEKKNTTHISVIDKDGNAVAMTTTVNYGFGSCVVATGTGVLLNDEMDDFAAQPGVPNAYGLVTGEPNAIAPGKVPLSSMSPTLVFSKEDPRRVMLAVGSPGGSTIPTTVIQVISNVVDHGMDVARAVNEGRVHHQYLPDELWVDKWGLEPATLSVLEAKGHKVRRVEQWGDAEAVYSDPKTGLRFSASDPRNEGAALGQD, encoded by the coding sequence ATGGACTGTTCAGACAGCGCGAGGAGGGCTGAACCCGTGAAGGACACGAGCTTCCGCGGTGCGGTGCTGAGGCGAGGGCTGCTGGCCGCGGTGATGATGGTGGCGTGTGTGGCGCAGGCGGCGCGGCCCTACCGGGGTGGCGCGGTGGCCACGGCCTACCCGCAGGCGAGCGCGGCGGCGTTGGAGATGCTGGAGAAGGGTGGCAACGCCACGGACGCGGCGGTGGCGGCGGCCTTCGTGGCGGCGGTGGTGGGTCCCTACCACTCCGGCATTGGCGGCGGCGGCTTCGCGCTGGTGCACGACGCCAAGAGCGGCGACACGAAGGTGCTGGATTTCCGCGAGGTGGCCCCCAAGGCGGCCACGCGCGACATGTACGTGAAGGACGGCAAGGTGGTGCCGGGCCTGTCCACGGACGGCGCGCTGAGCGTGGCGGTGCCGGGCGCCGTCGCGGGCTACCTGGAGCTGCTCAAGGCGCACGGGAAGCTGAAGCCGGCGGTGGTGCTGGCGCCGGCCATCGCGGCGGCGCGCAAGGGCATGTGGGTGACGCCGCGCTACCGCACCATGGCGGAGGGCCGGCTGGCCTGTCTGAGCCGGGACGCGGAGGCCTCACGCGTGTTCCTGGTGAAGAACGCGCAGGGTCAGTGGGAAGCCCCGCCCGTGGGGCACGTCATCCGCCAGCCCGACCTGGCCCGCACGCTGTCCTCCATCGCGAAGGGAGGCGCCAAGGCCTTCTATGCGGGGCCGGTGGCGAAGGCCATCGCCACGTCGGTCCAGGCTGGCGGCGGCATCCTCACCCAGGAGGACCTCGCGGCCTATAAGACGCGGAGCGCCACGCCCCTGGAGGGCACGTACCGCGGCCACCGCATCCTCACCATGCCGCCGCCGAGCGCGGGGGGCGTGGCCGTCATCCAGGTGCTGACCGCGATGGAGCAACTGCGTCCCCAGGGGGTGACGTTCCGCGACGCGGAGGCGCTGCACCTCTACGCGGAAGCCGTGCGGCGGGCCTATGTGGACCGCGCGAAGTACCTGGGGGACCCGGCCTTCGTGGACGTGCCCCTGGCGCGGCTGGTGTCGCCCGGCCACGTCGCGGACCTGGCGGGCTCCATCGACCCGAAGAAGGCCACGCCCAGCGCGTCGCTGCTGGCGCCGAAGGAAGGCGTGCGGGGCTCCACGCTGACGGACGAGCCCGCCACCCTGACGCCCGAGCCGGAGAAGAAGAACACCACGCACATCTCCGTCATCGACAAGGACGGCAACGCGGTGGCGATGACGACCACGGTGAACTACGGCTTCGGCTCGTGCGTGGTGGCCACGGGCACCGGCGTGCTGCTCAACGATGAGATGGATGACTTCGCCGCGCAGCCGGGCGTGCCCAACGCGTACGGCCTGGTGACGGGCGAGCCCAACGCGATTGCGCCGGGCAAGGTGCCGCTGTCCTCCATGTCCCCCACGCTGGTGTTCTCCAAGGAAGACCCCCGGCGCGTCATGCTCGCGGTGGGCAGCCCTGGCGGCTCCACCATCCCCACCACCGTCATCCAGGTCATCAGCAACGTGGTGGACCACGGCATGGACGTGGCGCGCGCGGTGAACGAAGGCCGCGTGCATCACCAGTACCTGCCCGACGAGCTGTGGGTGGACAAGTGGGGCCTGGAGCCGGCGACGCTGTCCGTGCTGGAGGCCAAGGGCCACAAGGTGCGCCGCGTGGAGCAGTGGGGCGACGCGGAGGCCGTCTACAGCGACCCGAAGACGGGGCTGCGCTTCTCCGCGAGCGACCCGCGCAACGAGGGCGCCGCCCTGGGACAGGACTGA
- a CDS encoding ABC transporter ATP-binding protein, translating to MTPSPTDDLAVDARGLQKRFGGFSALNGLDLQIPRGAFYAYLGPNGAGKSTSIALLTGVYGPDAGSIRMLGVDAVARPMEVKRRVGVVPEELSLFERLTGRQYLTFCARMYGLDGDEAAARATELLELTELTYKAGALVAEYSKGMRRRLAIAAALIHAPELVLLDEPFEGIDVLAAGVIRELLRELSRRGVTLLLTTHVLEIAERLATHAGIIRGGRMLDQGPVGSLLSRYECPSLEAVFEKLISVPASRNARLSFYGEAPASVTPLRQETA from the coding sequence ATGACGCCCTCTCCCACTGATGACCTGGCGGTCGACGCCCGCGGACTGCAGAAGCGCTTTGGCGGCTTCAGCGCGCTCAACGGCCTGGACTTGCAGATTCCCCGCGGCGCCTTCTACGCGTACCTGGGCCCCAACGGGGCCGGGAAGTCCACCAGCATCGCCTTGCTGACGGGGGTGTACGGCCCCGACGCGGGCTCCATCCGGATGCTCGGGGTGGACGCGGTGGCCAGGCCCATGGAAGTGAAGCGCCGCGTCGGCGTGGTGCCGGAGGAGCTGAGCCTCTTCGAGCGGCTCACCGGCCGGCAGTACCTCACCTTCTGCGCGCGCATGTACGGGCTGGACGGCGACGAGGCCGCCGCGCGCGCCACCGAGCTGCTGGAGCTGACGGAGCTCACCTACAAGGCGGGCGCGCTGGTGGCGGAGTACTCCAAGGGCATGCGCCGGAGGCTCGCCATCGCCGCGGCGCTGATCCACGCGCCGGAGCTGGTGCTGCTGGACGAGCCCTTCGAAGGCATCGACGTGCTGGCCGCCGGTGTCATCCGCGAGCTCCTGCGCGAGCTGAGCCGGCGCGGGGTGACGCTGCTGCTCACCACGCACGTGCTGGAGATCGCCGAGCGGCTGGCCACGCACGCGGGCATCATCCGCGGCGGCCGCATGCTGGACCAGGGTCCGGTGGGCTCGCTGCTGTCGCGTTACGAGTGCCCGTCGTTGGAGGCGGTGTTCGAGAAGCTCATCTCCGTGCCGGCCTCGCGCAACGCGCGCCTGTCCTTCTACGGTGAGGCGCCCGCGTCCGTGACGCCGCTGCGCCAGGAGACCGCATGA
- a CDS encoding TatD family hydrolase, producing MPTPPPIFDAHLHPESLSDQDLESMRFFGVERALVVAHHFPEPTSKALLRHFDDLVERQLPRLERLGIRAYAALGVHPRCIPRRGLSEVLSALPDYFQGGRVVALGETGLHTGGEEEEEAFLEQLALARSLKLRVVVHTPTTDKERHTRRILTLLRQSGLLPSRALVDHANARTVRTILEVGHWAGLTLHPEALKAERAVVLVRRLGSERLMLNSDAGDGAGDILGLARAANLLAKASLSQRIVRRITHENAARFFQVGN from the coding sequence GTGCCCACCCCACCGCCCATCTTCGACGCGCACCTCCATCCGGAGAGCCTGAGCGACCAGGATCTGGAGTCCATGCGCTTCTTCGGCGTGGAGCGGGCGCTGGTGGTGGCGCACCACTTCCCGGAGCCCACGTCCAAGGCGCTGCTGCGGCACTTCGATGACCTGGTGGAGCGCCAGCTTCCCCGGCTGGAGCGCCTGGGCATCCGCGCCTACGCGGCCCTGGGCGTCCACCCGCGCTGCATCCCCCGGCGCGGCTTGAGCGAGGTGCTGTCCGCGCTGCCCGACTACTTCCAGGGCGGGCGCGTGGTGGCACTGGGCGAGACGGGCCTGCACACGGGTGGCGAGGAGGAAGAAGAAGCCTTCCTGGAGCAGCTCGCGCTGGCCCGCAGCCTCAAGCTGCGCGTGGTGGTGCACACCCCCACCACGGACAAGGAGCGTCACACGCGGCGCATCCTCACGCTCCTGCGGCAGTCGGGCCTGCTGCCCTCGCGCGCGCTGGTGGACCACGCCAACGCCCGGACGGTGCGCACCATCCTGGAGGTGGGCCACTGGGCCGGGCTGACGCTGCACCCCGAGGCGCTCAAGGCCGAGCGCGCGGTGGTGCTGGTGCGGCGGCTGGGCAGTGAGCGGCTGATGCTCAACTCCGACGCGGGCGACGGCGCCGGGGACATCCTCGGCCTGGCGCGCGCCGCCAACCTGCTGGCCAAGGCCAGCCTGTCCCAGCGCATCGTCCGCCGCATCACCCACGAGAACGCCGCCCGCTTCTTCCAGGTGGGCAACTGA
- a CDS encoding M3 family metallopeptidase, whose amino-acid sequence MHRLVVFVVSLALAGCAGLSSAQRPASSTETPVHCAPRALEPDAGRQLTATSGRFLATCLCDVQRASARINALLSLPEPRNVEAALTAYDDAIALLDDANGRAGIGANTHPDAAFRAAAARCGQAADGMRTDVSLNPHVYAALAALDLRGQDTATQRWVDLVLRNFRRAGVNRDAATRARLRELNDALTRLGQTFSQHIREDVRHVDVAPEALEGLPDDYLRDHPPGPDGRVRITTDASDALPVLTYARDSSAREALWRASQQRGHPRNLETLSRLLQTRHDLATLLGYPSWAAYASEDKMVRHQHVAEDFIEQLATATTTRVQDDYAALLERKRRDVPGASRVEPWEQTYLKEQVRAERYHFDSRELRPYFEYTRVKQGVLDITSRLFGLTYRRVRDAQVWHPDIEAWDIYEGPTRLGRFYLDMHPRPNKYAHPAQWDLATGRAGRTLPEGVLTGNFPRPGAHPALLQHSQVQTFFHEFGHLLHHVLGGRARWAGLSGSRTERDFVEAPAQVLEEWAWRPESLQTFARHVVTGEPLPTETILRMRRADAFGKGLWLRQQLFYAAVSLQLHASDPAGVDTTARVKALQERYMPFPALDDTYPHLSFVQLDGYYSSAYYAYLWSLVIARDLLTPFLEHRLMDASTAQRYRDTVLGPGGSRDAADLVRSFLGRDYGFEAYTRWLDDA is encoded by the coding sequence TTGCATCGCTTGGTCGTCTTCGTCGTCAGCCTCGCGCTCGCGGGCTGCGCTGGCCTGTCCTCCGCTCAGCGCCCTGCGTCATCCACCGAAACGCCGGTGCATTGCGCGCCGCGCGCCCTGGAGCCTGACGCGGGCCGCCAACTGACCGCCACATCCGGGCGCTTCCTGGCGACCTGCCTGTGCGACGTGCAACGGGCCTCGGCGCGCATCAACGCCTTGCTGTCACTGCCCGAGCCCCGGAACGTGGAGGCGGCCCTCACCGCCTACGACGACGCCATCGCGTTGCTGGATGATGCCAACGGCCGCGCGGGCATCGGTGCCAACACCCACCCGGACGCCGCGTTCCGCGCGGCGGCGGCGCGCTGCGGCCAGGCCGCGGATGGCATGCGCACGGACGTGTCGCTCAACCCCCACGTCTACGCGGCCCTCGCCGCGTTGGACCTGCGCGGACAGGACACCGCCACCCAGCGCTGGGTGGACCTGGTGCTGCGAAACTTCCGGCGCGCGGGGGTGAATCGGGACGCGGCCACCCGCGCGCGGCTGCGCGAGCTGAACGATGCGCTCACGCGGCTGGGCCAGACGTTCAGCCAGCACATCCGCGAAGACGTCCGGCACGTGGACGTGGCCCCCGAAGCGCTGGAGGGCCTCCCCGACGACTACCTCCGGGACCATCCGCCGGGACCCGACGGCCGGGTGCGCATCACCACCGACGCCTCCGACGCCCTGCCCGTCCTGACATACGCGCGCGACAGCAGCGCCCGCGAGGCGCTCTGGCGCGCGAGCCAGCAGCGCGGCCATCCCCGCAACCTGGAGACGCTGTCACGCCTGCTCCAGACGCGTCACGACCTGGCCACGCTCCTGGGCTATCCGAGCTGGGCCGCCTACGCGTCCGAGGACAAGATGGTCCGGCACCAGCACGTGGCCGAGGACTTCATCGAACAGCTCGCCACCGCCACCACCACGCGCGTGCAGGACGACTACGCCGCGCTGCTGGAGCGCAAGCGGCGCGACGTGCCCGGCGCGTCCCGCGTGGAGCCGTGGGAGCAGACATACCTCAAGGAACAGGTGCGCGCGGAGCGCTACCACTTCGACTCGCGCGAGCTGCGGCCCTACTTCGAATACACGCGGGTGAAGCAGGGCGTGCTGGACATCACCTCGCGGCTCTTCGGGCTCACCTACCGCCGCGTCCGGGATGCGCAGGTGTGGCACCCAGACATCGAGGCCTGGGACATCTACGAGGGCCCCACGCGCCTGGGGCGCTTCTACCTGGACATGCACCCGCGCCCGAACAAGTACGCCCATCCGGCGCAGTGGGACCTGGCCACCGGCCGCGCGGGGAGGACGCTTCCCGAGGGCGTGCTGACGGGCAACTTCCCGCGTCCCGGCGCCCACCCCGCGCTGCTCCAGCACTCCCAGGTGCAGACGTTCTTCCACGAGTTCGGCCACCTGCTGCACCACGTCCTCGGCGGCCGGGCGCGCTGGGCCGGCCTGTCCGGCTCGCGCACGGAGCGCGACTTCGTGGAGGCCCCCGCCCAGGTGCTGGAGGAGTGGGCCTGGCGCCCGGAGTCACTCCAGACGTTCGCCCGGCACGTCGTCACCGGCGAGCCGCTGCCCACGGAGACCATCCTCCGGATGCGGCGCGCGGACGCCTTCGGCAAGGGACTGTGGCTGCGCCAACAGCTCTTCTACGCGGCCGTCAGCCTCCAGCTCCACGCGAGCGACCCCGCCGGCGTGGACACCACCGCGCGGGTGAAGGCGCTCCAGGAGCGCTACATGCCCTTCCCCGCACTGGACGACACTTACCCCCATCTCTCCTTCGTCCAGCTCGACGGCTACTACTCCTCCGCGTACTACGCCTACCTCTGGTCGCTCGTCATCGCCCGGGACCTGCTCACACCCTTCCTGGAGCACAGGCTGATGGACGCCTCCACCGCCCAGCGCTACCGGGACACCGTGCTGGGTCCGGGCGGCTCTCGCGACGCGGCGGACCTGGTCCGGTCATTCCTGGGCAGGGACTACGGCTTCGAGGCGTATACCCGTTGGCTGGACGACGCCTGA
- a CDS encoding response regulator: protein MSHILVVDDDASHRTLICDALEEMGYPTVQAANGREALDLLEGDMPSAVLLDLRMPVMSGWGLLDALKKMPRARGLPIIIISGYGFEWEAELVGAAGYISKPVDLDKVRMTVQQIAGPPEMSFVH, encoded by the coding sequence ATGTCCCACATCCTGGTCGTCGATGACGACGCGAGCCACCGCACGCTCATCTGCGATGCCCTCGAGGAAATGGGCTATCCCACGGTTCAAGCGGCCAACGGTCGTGAGGCGCTGGACCTGCTGGAGGGAGACATGCCCTCCGCCGTGCTGCTCGACTTGAGGATGCCAGTCATGAGCGGTTGGGGATTGCTCGACGCACTCAAGAAGATGCCCCGTGCGCGGGGTCTGCCCATCATCATCATCTCCGGCTACGGCTTCGAATGGGAGGCCGAGCTCGTGGGCGCCGCGGGCTACATCTCCAAGCCCGTGGACCTGGACAAGGTGCGGATGACGGTGCAGCAGATTGCCGGTCCGCCGGAGATGTCGTTCGTCCACTGA
- a CDS encoding amidohydrolase family protein, with the protein MATDSDADVPVPCLASAPTWRDSGIRMPMPALQDTEGPRLPKGLPPVVDAHVHLFPDRVFEAVWRWFDQYGWPIRYKLHTRQVVSFLLSRGVHRVVALHYAHRPGMARALNAYVAEVAREEPRVLGLATVLPGEPDATVVLEEAFDAGLRGVKIHCHVQCFSPDAPHLHEVYAACAKAGRPLVMHAGREPSSPHYNCDTYALCAAERVERVLKDHPTLKLCVPHLGADEFDAYARLLERHDNLWLDTTMALAGYFPVPIPRRALEVRPERILYGTDFPNIPYAWDRELRTMLGMKLDDAVLAGILGQNALQLYGA; encoded by the coding sequence ATGGCCACCGACTCCGACGCTGACGTGCCCGTCCCTTGTCTGGCCTCCGCGCCCACGTGGCGGGATTCCGGCATCCGCATGCCCATGCCCGCCCTCCAGGACACGGAGGGCCCTCGCCTGCCCAAAGGACTGCCTCCCGTGGTGGACGCGCACGTCCACCTCTTCCCGGACCGGGTGTTCGAGGCGGTGTGGCGCTGGTTCGACCAGTACGGCTGGCCCATCCGCTACAAGCTGCACACGCGGCAGGTCGTGTCCTTCCTCCTGTCGCGGGGGGTCCACCGGGTGGTGGCGCTGCATTACGCCCACCGGCCAGGCATGGCCCGCGCGCTCAACGCCTACGTGGCGGAGGTGGCCCGGGAAGAGCCTCGTGTGCTGGGGCTCGCCACCGTGCTCCCGGGCGAACCCGATGCCACGGTCGTGTTGGAAGAGGCGTTCGACGCGGGCCTGCGTGGGGTGAAGATTCATTGCCACGTCCAATGTTTCTCCCCTGACGCGCCGCACCTTCACGAGGTGTATGCCGCGTGCGCGAAGGCGGGCCGTCCGCTCGTCATGCACGCGGGACGGGAGCCCTCCAGTCCCCACTACAACTGCGACACCTACGCGCTCTGCGCCGCGGAGCGGGTGGAGCGTGTGCTGAAGGACCATCCCACGCTGAAGCTGTGCGTGCCCCACCTGGGCGCGGACGAGTTCGACGCCTATGCGCGGCTGCTCGAGCGGCACGACAACCTCTGGCTGGACACCACCATGGCCCTGGCCGGCTACTTCCCCGTTCCCATCCCCCGCCGCGCGCTGGAGGTCCGGCCCGAGCGCATCCTCTACGGCACGGACTTTCCCAACATCCCCTATGCGTGGGACCGTGAGCTGCGGACGATGCTGGGGATGAAGTTGGATGACGCGGTACTCGCGGGCATCCTGGGGCAGAATGCGCTCCAGCTTTACGGAGCGTGA